One Gadus chalcogrammus isolate NIFS_2021 chromosome 22, NIFS_Gcha_1.0, whole genome shotgun sequence genomic window carries:
- the LOC130375687 gene encoding probable thiopurine S-methyltransferase isoform X1 — protein MMLAVQADRVVSLAEWEERWQQNRISFHRPHVNKLLERNIKQVVNGRTGIRFFFPLCGKAVDMKWLADMGHSVVGVEIAEKAILRFYEDNNMSYAVEPVPSIPGAKVYKNVEKSISIYHCDLYKFNSCVEGQFGAIWDRGSLVAINPEDREKYASLLLSLMAEDCRYLLSTLLYNPEQHKGPPFLVPNEQILALFGSSCDVQLLDSVDALDQRWREAGLDFMTENTHLIAPKID, from the exons AT GATGCTGGCGGTGCAGGCGGACCGGGTCGTGTCTCTGGCCGAGTGGGAGGAGCGGTGGCAGCAGAACCGAATCAGCTTCCACCGGCCCCACGTAAACAA GTTGCTGGAGCGCAACATTAAGCAGGTGGTCAACGGGCGTACTGGAATTCGATTCTTCTTCCCGCTGTGTGGGAAAGCTGTCGATATGAAGTG GTTGGCTGACATGGGCCATtctgtggtgggggtggagataGCCGAGAAGGCCATCCTGCGGTTTTATGAAGATAATAACATGAGCTATGCTGTGGAGCCCGTCCCCTCCATACCCGGAGCAAAGGTTTACAAG AATGTTGAGAAAAGCATTTCGATCTACCATTGTGACCTGTACAAATTCAACAG TTGTGTTGAGGGCCAGTTCGGAGCCATTTGGGACCGTGGGTCCCTTGTGGCCATTAACCCCGAAGACAGAGAAAA GTACGCCTCACTCCTTCTGTCTCTGATGGCCGAAGACTGCAGATATCTGTTGTCCACGCTACTCTATAACCCTGAGCAACACAAAG GTCCTCCGTTCCTGGTCCCCAACGAGCAGATCCTCGCTCTGTTTG GAAGCAGCTGTGATGTCCAGCTGTTGGATTCAGTGGATGCCCTGGaccagagatggagggaggctGGCTTGGATTTCATGACTGAAAACACCCATCTTATCGCCCCTAAAATCGATTAA
- the LOC130375687 gene encoding probable thiopurine S-methyltransferase isoform X2: MLAVQADRVVSLAEWEERWQQNRISFHRPHVNKLLERNIKQVVNGRTGIRFFFPLCGKAVDMKWLADMGHSVVGVEIAEKAILRFYEDNNMSYAVEPVPSIPGAKVYKNVEKSISIYHCDLYKFNSCVEGQFGAIWDRGSLVAINPEDREKYASLLLSLMAEDCRYLLSTLLYNPEQHKGPPFLVPNEQILALFGSSCDVQLLDSVDALDQRWREAGLDFMTENTHLIAPKID; this comes from the exons ATGCTGGCGGTGCAGGCGGACCGGGTCGTGTCTCTGGCCGAGTGGGAGGAGCGGTGGCAGCAGAACCGAATCAGCTTCCACCGGCCCCACGTAAACAA GTTGCTGGAGCGCAACATTAAGCAGGTGGTCAACGGGCGTACTGGAATTCGATTCTTCTTCCCGCTGTGTGGGAAAGCTGTCGATATGAAGTG GTTGGCTGACATGGGCCATtctgtggtgggggtggagataGCCGAGAAGGCCATCCTGCGGTTTTATGAAGATAATAACATGAGCTATGCTGTGGAGCCCGTCCCCTCCATACCCGGAGCAAAGGTTTACAAG AATGTTGAGAAAAGCATTTCGATCTACCATTGTGACCTGTACAAATTCAACAG TTGTGTTGAGGGCCAGTTCGGAGCCATTTGGGACCGTGGGTCCCTTGTGGCCATTAACCCCGAAGACAGAGAAAA GTACGCCTCACTCCTTCTGTCTCTGATGGCCGAAGACTGCAGATATCTGTTGTCCACGCTACTCTATAACCCTGAGCAACACAAAG GTCCTCCGTTCCTGGTCCCCAACGAGCAGATCCTCGCTCTGTTTG GAAGCAGCTGTGATGTCCAGCTGTTGGATTCAGTGGATGCCCTGGaccagagatggagggaggctGGCTTGGATTTCATGACTGAAAACACCCATCTTATCGCCCCTAAAATCGATTAA